The proteins below are encoded in one region of Polynucleobacter sp. AP-Elch-400A-B2:
- the metH gene encoding methionine synthase → MSKTAKVMPPMKLSGLEPFNVTADIRFVNIGERTNVTGSKAFARMILNNQFDEALVVARQQVENGAQVIDINMDEAMLDSEAAMTRFLNLIASEPDIARVPIMIDSSKWSVIEAGLKCIQGKPIVNSISLKEGEEPFRKQARLIRRYGAASVVMAFDEVGQADTFKRKTEICQRCYQILVNELGFPAEDIIFDPNIFAIATGIEEHDNYAVDFINATRWIKENLPGAKVSGGVSNVSFSFRGNDRVREAIHTVFLYHAIQAGMDMGIVNAGQLGVYADLDPELRERVEDVVLNRFKEKDGKTPTERLLDIADQFKGGGAKQVENLVWREAPVRDRLTHALVHGITTFIEGDTEELRAQIMGGGGRPIEVIEGPLMDGMNVVGDLFGAGKMFLPQVVKSARVMKQAVAILIPYIEEEKRQHIASGGEAKAKGKIVMATVKGDVHDIGKNIVTVVLQCNNFEVANMGVMVPCSEILKRAKEEKADIVGLSGLITPSLEEMTYVAQEMQRDDYFRERQIPLMIGGATTSRVHTAVKIAPHYDGPVVYVPDASRSVSVASSLLSDESAKKFIQDLRDDYVRIREQHANKKASPTISLEAARKNRELIDWVHYVPEKPKFIGRRVFKNFSLGDIAKYIDWTPFFQTWDLAGKFPAILDDEIVGVEARKVFEDGQALLDKLIKGQWLQADAVVAFYPANTVGDDIVLYSDESRVHPLFVWHNLRQQAERPVVDGVRRPNRCLADYVAPKDSHVADYLGCFAVTTGHGVEKKVAEFHAKHDDYSAIMLQSLADRLAEAFAELMHHRVRTDLWAYATDEVLTNDQMINEEYRGIRPAPGYPACPAHEVKKDLLRVIGSEDIGMTLTESMAMNPASSVSGFYLAHPDARYFNVGKLSVDQIEDLAKRRNESVEDIRRQLASSID, encoded by the coding sequence GCTTTGGTAGTTGCAAGGCAGCAAGTTGAAAATGGCGCTCAAGTGATTGACATCAATATGGATGAGGCGATGTTAGATTCTGAAGCGGCGATGACGCGCTTCTTGAATTTGATTGCTTCAGAGCCAGATATTGCTCGTGTACCGATCATGATTGACTCCTCTAAATGGAGCGTAATTGAGGCAGGCTTGAAGTGCATTCAGGGTAAGCCGATTGTGAACTCGATTTCACTCAAAGAGGGCGAAGAGCCTTTCAGAAAACAAGCCCGTTTGATTCGTCGTTACGGCGCTGCATCTGTAGTGATGGCATTTGACGAGGTAGGTCAAGCAGACACATTCAAGCGTAAGACAGAAATTTGTCAGCGCTGTTATCAAATTCTCGTTAATGAGCTTGGCTTTCCAGCAGAAGACATTATTTTTGATCCCAATATCTTTGCAATTGCCACTGGTATTGAAGAGCATGATAACTATGCAGTAGATTTTATTAATGCCACTCGCTGGATTAAAGAAAATCTTCCGGGCGCGAAAGTCAGTGGCGGCGTCTCCAATGTCAGCTTCTCGTTCCGCGGCAACGATCGCGTGCGTGAAGCCATTCATACGGTGTTCCTGTATCACGCCATTCAGGCTGGCATGGACATGGGTATTGTTAATGCAGGACAGCTCGGCGTCTATGCAGACTTAGACCCTGAATTACGTGAGCGTGTTGAGGATGTGGTTCTTAATCGCTTTAAAGAAAAAGACGGTAAGACTCCAACTGAGCGCTTGCTGGATATTGCCGACCAATTTAAAGGCGGCGGCGCAAAGCAAGTAGAAAACCTGGTGTGGCGTGAAGCCCCGGTGCGTGATCGTTTAACCCATGCTTTAGTACATGGAATCACTACCTTTATTGAAGGTGATACTGAAGAGCTGCGCGCTCAAATTATGGGTGGAGGTGGTCGTCCGATTGAGGTGATTGAAGGTCCTCTGATGGATGGTATGAATGTCGTCGGCGACTTATTTGGCGCCGGTAAGATGTTTCTACCTCAAGTGGTCAAGAGTGCACGCGTGATGAAGCAAGCGGTAGCCATTTTGATTCCTTATATTGAGGAAGAGAAGCGTCAACATATTGCCTCTGGTGGCGAAGCAAAAGCCAAAGGCAAGATTGTGATGGCCACCGTTAAAGGTGACGTGCACGACATTGGTAAAAATATTGTGACGGTAGTGTTGCAATGTAATAACTTTGAAGTCGCCAATATGGGTGTGATGGTGCCCTGCTCAGAAATTTTGAAGCGTGCTAAAGAAGAAAAGGCAGATATTGTTGGCCTATCTGGTTTGATCACCCCATCCTTAGAAGAAATGACTTACGTTGCTCAAGAGATGCAGCGTGATGACTATTTCCGTGAGCGTCAAATTCCATTGATGATTGGTGGTGCAACCACCTCTCGCGTGCATACCGCAGTTAAGATTGCACCGCATTACGATGGGCCGGTAGTCTATGTGCCTGATGCATCCCGCTCTGTGTCAGTAGCATCAAGTCTGTTATCAGATGAAAGCGCCAAGAAATTTATTCAGGATCTGCGCGATGATTACGTACGTATTCGTGAGCAGCATGCTAATAAAAAAGCGTCTCCAACTATCTCATTAGAAGCTGCACGTAAGAATCGCGAGCTGATTGATTGGGTTCATTATGTGCCTGAGAAGCCCAAGTTTATTGGGCGTCGCGTTTTCAAGAATTTCTCTCTCGGTGATATTGCTAAATACATTGACTGGACGCCATTTTTTCAAACTTGGGATTTGGCTGGTAAGTTTCCAGCAATCTTGGATGATGAAATCGTTGGCGTAGAGGCTCGTAAAGTCTTTGAAGACGGCCAGGCGCTCTTAGATAAATTAATCAAAGGTCAGTGGTTGCAGGCCGATGCTGTAGTGGCTTTCTATCCAGCAAATACGGTAGGTGATGACATCGTCTTGTATAGCGATGAATCTCGCGTGCATCCCTTATTTGTTTGGCATAACTTGCGTCAGCAGGCTGAGCGTCCGGTAGTTGATGGCGTTCGTCGACCTAATCGTTGCTTAGCAGATTATGTGGCGCCAAAAGATTCTCATGTGGCTGATTACCTAGGCTGCTTTGCTGTGACGACTGGCCATGGGGTTGAGAAAAAAGTGGCTGAGTTCCATGCTAAGCATGATGACTACAGCGCAATCATGTTGCAATCTTTAGCCGATCGCTTGGCAGAAGCATTTGCAGAGTTGATGCATCACCGTGTTCGTACCGATCTCTGGGCTTATGCGACTGATGAGGTATTAACGAACGATCAAATGATTAATGAAGAATATCGTGGTATTCGTCCAGCGCCAGGTTATCCAGCTTGCCCCGCACATGAAGTGAAAAAAGATTTATTGCGCGTCATCGGTTCTGAAGATATTGGCATGACCTTAACCGAGTCAATGGCCATGAACCCAGCTTCCAGTGTCAGCGGTTTTTATCTGGCACATCCAGATGCACGTTATTTCAATGTGGGTAAGTTGTCAGTAGACCAGATTGAAGATCTTGCTAAGCGTCGTAATGAGTCCGTTGAAGACATTCGTCGCCAGTTAGCAAGCTCGATAGACTAA